The sequence TCAAATGCTGCAGTTTTAATGCAGTTGTCAAGAAGTAGTCCTCAGTTTGCTGACAGAGGCGTTTTATTAGTATTTTGCTCTGGTGATACAATGATAGTACAGTTGTGTGGTAGAATCAACTGTATGAACCTAAGTaagtgggaaaggaagaagtggggtttttttgtatttgaattaaCCATCATTCCAGCTTTTTATAAACTATACTTCATTCATGAAGAAACTGATTTTCTTGTGGGAGTCACTTttaatctgtaattttaaaagaaacattctgaaaaaaaaattctgaatatttataCTTGATTATTAACTGTGCATAAACCCAGACACACTGTTACTTCTTTTATGCTTAAGAAGGACATGCTAATAATAATTACCACTGGTAAAGAGGCGGatgtattcatttttgtatatgaagTTAACCCACAGTGGAGTCTCACTGGGTAGTTGTTAGCAGCGTTTGAGTTGTATTCACACTCAGACCTCTATCTCCACTGGTTTATGAGAGATGCTCAGCAGTAGAAGTGTAGTTTGGCCTTTGGGCAGCAAGGCTAGCCCGGCCTTCCCTGCCAGGGTACCAAGCCCTGGGTGTAAATCCCCTAGTACAGGCAGAATGGGAAGTTCCAGAGAATGAAGTAGACCTTTTTTAAGTTTGTTACTTCCTCTCTGTTTTACCTGAGAGACATACATTTGATAGGGAAGGAATTGAATTTTTCTTACAATATCTGTCACCATTCTAATTTTATCCTTGGCTTTAAGGGTACAACATGGAAAGTGGTGAGAAATGAACTCTCAGGCTGAGCAGCAATATGCTGGAAGTGTTTGATAATCTTATTTAAACTGGTGCTTTATGTACATGAGAtgtattaaaataacaatttttcttGGTAGGTATATCTagtcagtaatttaaaaaaaatctctgcatcATTGCTGTTACTGTGGACTTAACTGAGCTTCACGGCGGGGTTGGTTTGAAGTAACATccctttgtgatttttctgatGCCTCTTCCATGGTGCTACAAATAGTCCAGACTACTCGGCCTTGTGGATAGTGAAGCTAGGTATTCAGAAATGCTACTGCCATTAACTCCTGGTCACTTCTGAATGCCCTGATTTCATACATACCCAGGGAGCATGCTGTTTttcaatatgaaaatatttatgaggctttggggtttttttttcctctaagagaTTATATGTTCTTCTCTATGTAATAAGAGAAACAAATTcttgtgaatctttttttttttttaaattcttgtgaATCTTAACATGCTTTTTAGCTGTGGCTATGATGGATTTTATATTTCCCTTAGTCTAGGTCAAGCTGTGTAAAAGTTATTCAACTTATGTTATTTAACTCATGTACTGTACTGCTGTTTACATGGATGTTTTATGCGGGTGCTTTGAAGTGCCTTGCATCAGGGATTAGGAacaattgaattattttttcatgggaCTATATAAAGCATGTAAGTAGGAATTGCTTTGGTGTATAATAATTGTAGCcttacattagattttttttctttgagtagaGAAAATACTCTTTAAATTATGATGGACACTCATTAGAGAATGAGTTTGAAGATTTTCCAAGCTTACAATAATGGTGTTTTTCATTACATATGAAAAATGAGTGGTAAATGTTGATATATCCTGTACATGATAATATGGGactttttcattaaataatattgaaaaagtttttaaattcatttggaaGTCTGATcgtttttacaataaaaaatattaagaacgGTTATCCCAAGTTGCAAGTTTTTCTGCAGCAAGAGCGACTGGTATTCTTTCCCCCTTTACATGTGAGGTCAGTCTACCCTGTATTACATTTAACCTGTAGAATAACATATATACTGAAAATCATtagaaaatctgtaaatattttattttttcagacattatgttttaaatgaaatagtgttttataaaagataaaaaaaaaaaaaagattggcagCCTGTTAAAAAATACCTACATGTgaaaaaacacatttagaaattttttaaaattgtgaatacAAGTTGTCATTCAGAGTTAAGCAAATTGCTGAAACCTAAACATTTCCTTCTAACAATATATCTCAGGCACATCATCTTATTTCCATTGTTGCCACCTATACGTAGGAGGTCCATGCCTCTGTGATCCGGAGTACCATTGGCACACAGTAGACTTTGTGTTGTACATTGTGAATCATCTGTACTGAAAGTGCTAGTCATAAGAACAATGAAATAAGAGGGCTGCGAATGCACAATTCCACATTTTTATATAGGAAATACTTGAAATGTCAAGTCATATCAGCTATTGTGGTGATGGAGTTTAAATATCCCTGCAGGGTCAGGAACAAACCAGCTTTCCCATAAGTCGTTGTGAACACTAGGGAAGTCCCAAGGTTTATGTCTTCCATTCCAGTGGAGTAATTTTGCTTCCTGCAGAAAATGCTCTGAATATCTGGTATCTGGATTCCAGCCTTCATTTgtgtttagaagaaaataatagactTGTTAGAAAGtaagatttttatattgaaaattgAATGCaaatccattatttaaaaaaattaagcaaatcaAAGAGTATACAAGGAAAGATTTACCACCTACTCTAAATCGCCAAAATAACCACTGTTAGAAGAGTTTCTTATGAAATCCTTCCAGTAATACTCTACCTGTATGAGTGTGTGGGGGTTCGGGGGTGTGGCACATGCAGATttgctgaattatttttaatgactgtttAATGACAATGGATATAtagttatttgtatttctttagtgAGTTCTTTATTGAGGATATCTAGGTTTCTTTCCCTTCACAAACGTCAGTGAACACTGCACAGACTTCTGTGCATATCTTGTGCGTGTCCACAGATACATCTGTAGGGTAAAGTCTTGTAGGTGGAATCCCTCAATTGAAGGGTGTTTGCCTTCACATTTTTAGTAAGAGATTGCCAGATTGTCCCCAGGAGAACTTTATCAGGTTTCCTCCCACCAAGAGTTTATAGGAGTTCTTGTTTCTCTACATTTCCCCTCCTTAGTATGGCAACATCTTTCTATAATGATCTTGTTTTTACCATATGAAATGTGATGGAGGAATAAGATTCACTTCTTAACACAAAACTATCCCCATTTGGATATTACCCTCATAAGGAGTCACTTAGAAATGGCGTTTACCCTGATATTGCCATTGGTTAGAGTATTTTTAGAATATATCTTCCAGAAGTACATTAAGATCTTGCAAATgcaatgtaactttttttttttgaatcctcTATGATATTAACACTTTCTATGAaagaatttgatatatttttaaaactgaaaatcccttgggatgcttaggtggctcagtggctgagcctctgccttcagcttagagcGTGATCCCGatgccctgggatcgagtcccacatcaggctccctacgtggagcctgcttctccctctgcctctgtctctgcccctctctgtctctcatcaataaataaaatctttaggggatccctgggtggctcagcggtttaacgcctgccttcggcccgcggtgtgatcctggggtcctgggatcgagtacctcaacaggctccctgcatggagcctgcttctccctctgcctgtgtgtttgcctctctctgtgtgtctctcatgaataaataaataaaatctttaaaaaataaaaaaatcttaaaaaaaaaacaacactgggatccctgggtggtgcagcggtttggcgcctgcctttggcccagggcgcgatcctggagactcaggattgaatcccacatcgggctcctggtgcatggagcctgcttctccctctgcctatgtctctgcctctctctctctctctgactatcataaattaaaaaaaatcaaaaattaaaaaaaacaacactgaaaaTCCCTTAAGAGAGGGTAAATAGCTGGAGTTGTGTTATTCCAGCTTAACATatcatgcaagaaaaaaaatctgtcttctatTATTCATAAACAGCTGTGAAGGCAGTTGCAGAAGAGGATTTAGGTGTTTCAGGCTATGGTAACATAACTGGACTGATTACCAACTTCCAAAGACTACAAAGGAAATGCTCATTTGGGAAGAAACACCTTAGAGTCTTGATTCTGTGGGAGATCATCTCTCTGCCCCATGATTGGAGGACTCCATATGGACGTAGAATTTGCTTTTAgctaaatatatatcataaattcttaaaatcttaaGACCTTCTGCTTGAACCCTGACCTTCTGCTTAATACCCATTAGTGTCACATTGGTTTCTGCTTCCAAAACACACTAAGAGtgaatcatttttcaaatgatttctgTGTAGCTTATTTTGCTGACTTCGCAGATTCCAGAACCTTTAGCATAGATGTAGTCtctgcttaaaagaaaaatcacttcttTCCCTTAGGAAGATTCTGTCCCTTCTTCCCAGTtagatatttcataaaatgtGATTGCGACTCTATTCCAAGGCATGGACTGTTCTAACCTTATCAATGTAAACTACGTGTAACTGTTCCTACACAACCATCCTTATAGACCTACAACTTTGATGGGATTTTCTGCACATTCACTACATGGAAACATTGATATTTGACTTAACAGTGAACCCAACATTATTATAAATCAAACCAGATGGAACACTGGTGTCCCTAGCTCCCCTGCGTTGGCTCCTGTGTGCATACAGATGCTCAGGAAAATCGAAGATTCCGATAATGAGGCAGAAGCAAATCTATACAGAATCCTTAAGAGGAGACCCAGGAACCCAGCTTCTATAGTTTTATGtgtcccttcttttctttatttttttaattttttatttatttatgatagtcacacacacacacacacacagaggcatagacataggcagagggagaagcaggctccatgcaccaggagcccgacgtgaaattcgatcccgggtctccaggatcgtgccctgggccaaaggcaggcgctaaaccgctgcgccacccagggatcccgtgtccCTTCTTTTAAAAGGAGAGTAAGGGACATAACCACCTTGCAGGTTGTTCTGATAATTAGAAATAGTAATCACCTTTATCGCCAGAACTGAGCTCAGTTCTTGACAGTGTGGAAGGTATTTTTAGTAAATATACATCCATAAGCCATTGTCTCCAATTCTAAAATCCCCAAATGTCGGAAAACAATTTTTACTAACTTTTTTAGTAGCAAAACCTAGATCCCACTCAGCGTATTGTATCACATAAATGTATGCATCgcattaccttttttaaaattcaaaaccttTCCAATTTCTAAACAGGTCTGGCCCAGTGCTTGTGGCTATGGGGTTGTGGTCATGTGTTTGAATGAATGTGACTGTCTTCTgcatgaggctctgtgctcagcaattTACATGCACTAGGTAATTTATTCCTTATAAAAACTTTATAAGGTTCTATTAGCTTCAgtttacaaatggagaaactaaGGCAAAGAAAGGTTGAATAATTTGCCCAACTTAGGTAATAAGAGTTGCAATTCCACTCCATATCATAGGGCATTGCACTCCTATAATGAACAGTGTGAATAAAAGACTCACATGGTACACGGTCcggaaataactttttaaaagaaaagttgtgAGCTATCTAAATGCATCATAAACCATCATGCTAATTTGGTTTCGCCTTGCTGGCTACTGCAAGAGGGCAATAAAGCTGAGTGAAAAAGTTTTGACAGTGAAAGTTCTATTTTAACAATAGGTAATGATTATGGAGCACATGCTATATGCTAAGCATGAGTCTAATGGCTTCTcatgaattcctagaaacaccTCTCAGgcccttttttacttttttaaaatattttatttgggcagcccaggtggctcagcggtttagcgccacctttggcccagggtgcaatcctggggaccagggatcgagtcccacattaggctccctgcatagagcctgtttctccctctgcctttgtctctgcctctctctctgggtctctcattaataaataaaatcttttatttatttttttaaacagattttatttatttattcctgagagacccagagagaggtagagacacaggcagagggagaagcaggttccctgcgaagagcctgatgtgggactcatcccaggaccccagggtcacgccctgacccgaaggcagatgctcaaccatggagccacccaggcgtcccctcttAGGCCCTTTTTAGCAATTGCATTTGTAGAATGTGAGCAATGAAGGTTAAATAATGTGTCTGAGATGACCTCCAAGATCACCTGGAGGACCCGAATTGAGGAAGTTGATGCCCTAGCAGTTTGGTGCTCAAAGATCTATAAAATGCACAGCTGTGTTGTCTCTCTATGATACTTACCCAGGTGCCTTATGTGCCACAGGGGGTTGATTGCAGAGTATTTCCCATGAAACACAATCAGCATGGGGGAGGTGGccacccctcctcccagggagctgCTGTAGAGATTTTCCCtaagaaatggaatagaaaaacaTTTGGCCTCAAACCACACAGACTAGATAAAGTAGAAATTACTACTCTTGAAAGATGTTAGTCTCTCACTATATAAAAAGaccatagtttttcatttttctctcaactttatattttgaaaattgtcaGACTTACACAAAATTGTAAGAATACCATGAATTCCCATATAATTACCCTAAACTCAGCAtaacattttgccattttaattttcagcattttaaaaatttttcagtatttttaatgtCAAATACAGAAGAAGATCAAATTCTGATCCTATATTACGTAGAAAAACTTCACTCATAAATTCCAGGTGATGATGGTATTTAAAATATCCTGATAAAAGATGAATAGGAAATAACAATGACATGATAATAGTGGTTGtgttagagggttttttttctctattttaaaatttcaataatgaaaaatgatacattttttaaaattcaaccttcaaaaaaaagttgagtttataaaataattcttaaaaacaagTCTATGGgacagcctgggcggctcagcggtttagcgccaccttcagcccagcccggatcctggagacccgggattgagtcccacgttgggctccctgcatggagcctgcttctccctctgcctgtgtctctgcctctctctctgtcactcatgaataaataaataaaatcttaaaaaaaaaaaaatctatgtaagaaagagaaacttgactgagataaattattttcagtagaGAAGCTTCACTAGGCTTCTGGGAGAAGACTTAAAATTGCGTTATTCATTAGAAAAACGTTTGTATAAGATTCTGAAGGATCTCGCTTCCGTTTACGTATCATTTGAGACTAGATTTTCATCTGTCTCCATTCTTTCTCATCAGTTCTGCAAGAGAATCTGATCTAAGATGTCTGTGAAATACTTCAAACCCCTGAGTTATGCACAGAAAATTAATTGAATAGTTCTGTTGCCAAGcatggagaagggcagagaggttTACACATACTCCACATTCTTTTGCATCCACTTCTCCAGCTGTTTGGTGATGCGCTGGTGCTTCCATTCTGTCATGTTGGCCACAATCACACCCGGATTGAAGGAGCAAGTGCTGGGGCTTATGCCAAGGTCCTTTATCGCCTTCTTCCTGTAGTCTAGGTAGCCCATGTACGTGTTCTATAAAGGAACAGGATATGCTTTTGACTAACAAATCTTTGATTTCTGGAACATAATCATTTTCTTGAAACCACTGCCCAGAATTTCTGGGTCTCCTGCTGTGTCACTAGCCACTTCCTAGTGTCCCTGgctgcttttctccttccttagCCTCCAAAAGCAGTGCCCCCGCCTGGTCTGTAGCACTAACTCCCTAGACAGCCTCATCCAGTTCATGGCTTGAAACACTGTCCAGGTAGGCAGCCCTGGCCTCTCCTCTGGGTGGCCGACTCCTGCTACCTCTGCCAACTCTGTCTCCTGGAGCCTTAATTAAGGCAGCTCCCCTTACAACCCCAAACTGATCCCAATCCTGTCCCAAACCTGCTTCCCTACAACCTGCCCCCACCTTCATTCCTAGCAACTCCAGACACTTAGGCAAAAAACCCAGGGTCATGAGGTCATCCATGGCTCCTTCTCACTCACATTTCATCCACATCCATCAACAAGCCCTGTTGGTCTTGTCTTCCACAACATATCATAGGCCAACCACTGCCCACGCTGCTGCCCTCCCAGTTCAAGCCATAATTACCACTCAGGATTTCTGCAACTCCTCCTGAATTGTTCCTGCTTCCACCCTTTTCAACTTTGTCTCTATGTTACTCATCTGCTCAAACCCTCTCCAGTGGTTTCCCATCTCAGAGTAAAAGCTGGAGTTTCTAAGTTTCCCATGTCCTATGCCATCTGCCCCCACCGCCATTACCTTTCTGACATCTGGTCTCTCCCTGGCTTCCTCTGCCACACTGGCCCCCCAATTTTCCAATACAAGAAAGACCCACTCCTGCTTCAGCATCTTTGAATTTGCTGTTACCTCCTCTTGGAATATGTTTCCCCTAAATACCTGCTGAGGTGGTTCCCTAAGTTCCTTTAGGGTCAGGCTCAGTGACACCACCTCAGTGAGCCTTCCTGATCACCCAATTTAAACTGCAGTCCCACCCTGATCCTctgttaaataatttgtttactGACGGTCTCTTCCCACTAGCATGTAAGCTATACAATTGCAgtaattttagttttgttcactgtatCACTGGCACCTAAGACCGCGTCAGGCCACAGTAAGCACATAGGGAGTTGCTGAATGGATGTGACATATTGTTTGCCcccccacaccctgggctgtCCTACCCACCTCCGTGTGATGCTCAAATGTAACATCGAAATAATGGAGACACCTGAGCACTTTCTgtgcaccaggctctgtgctaggaacTCTGCACACATTAGCTCATAATTGCACAGAGtaactttacatgtattaactaaCAATTCTCACAATGACTCTACAAGGGAAGTGCTCTTATTGCCTCTACTGGAAACTGAGGGAGAAGCTGATTGGTAAAGTAACTTGCCTGGGGTTACAAACCAAGTAAATGACAGAGCCAGCTTTTGACCAAGTCGGGTCTGGCCTGAAAGCCTAGGCCTCAAAGTGTCACATCTCATTGTGACacacataaaattatttcctgGAACTTTTTGTGGAGAACAGCATTTGATTCTTAACAGCACCTTGTCTTTAAAGCCATCCTTTTGGTTTCCATACTCCATGTAGGTTCGACTTTCCTCATTTCCACCGGGGTAAGGAGCTCTTTACCATTGAGGAAAATCAGTACTTTCCTCTAttgagagggggtggggagggaagcaaTGATCACAACTTGGAAACAGAACCAAAAGTTCAGGGAGTCTCTCATAGGAAACTCCATCTGGGACAGGGAGTGTGGTTCGGGCCACCTACATCCTGAACAATCATCAGGGGCTGTGCTTCCTGCCTCCTGCAGGCCCGATTGGATGACTGAgccctggggaagggaaggggtgggagcAGCAGGTCCGGGCAGGGCTTGGGAGCAGCGAGCCCACCTGCAGCCCCACAAATCTGTTCATGTCCTGAGCGGAGGGCAAATCACAGTCATCGGAGAAAGCTGCCGCGTGGCCCAGGGCCAAGGTGGTGTCGTAGAGCTCTTGGATATCACCTGGATTTAGAAACATCAGTGGTTAAAATATTACAGCATTTGTTTTAGAGCCACATGGAGCCTTAGGACATCAAACAGTCCCTGATTTGCCCAGGAAGAAAAGTACATGATTTGACTTTCAAGTGGCCTGGTCATTTACTTAATAACATAGCTTGTCTGTCCAGAAAGCCACTTGACAATAAGCTCAGCTTGGCATCCAGTGGGCCTGACTGGGGCTCACCTGTTTGCACGTGGCAGACAGAAAGCATCACTTAAACACCCACACTTAGCTGCCGGGAAAAGGAGGCTACTAAGTGATTTACTGCCGACTTTGACAGAGTAGCTCTCAGAAAGTCAGCCAGACTCTATAGGGAAGTGGGTACCAACCCCCATTATCAAAATATTCCTAAACTTCTAACGATACTATTCTCCCAACTTGAATACACAGTCAAAAACACTGGGCATTGAGCTATTTGGAAAATGAAGGAGATGGTTATTCTACTTATCAGCTGCTCCTTTTCCGAGTGTTCTTGGCAGTCGGCGAGTATACCTTGCACAATTACATCATCGTCCAAATAGATGACTTTCTCATGTTGATGAATAAGCAGAGGGAGATAAAATCGAACAAAATTCAGCtgttaaaacaacaaaagaggcAATGGTGGGGAAGAGACAGGTGGCTCCGTGTCTTTTCCTGCTGGAGGCGTGGCTCTGACCACAGCCTCCGCTCAACTCCAGGTATGGAGCTAAATAAAACAGGCAGCAGACATCTCACTGCAGCCTCGTGGTGCCCAGTTAGTGGATCTGGGGTGGCAACTGGCGCCGGCAGATCAGTTCTCTCCTAGATCAAAGCCCTCAGCTGCCGAGACCATGGCATGACCCTTGCACCTCTGCAAACTGCTAGAGTGGGAGTCACAGAGGCATCTTTTAAGGCCACAAATCGCCTGCCCTCCTCTACACTACTAATTTGACTATTGTCAACTAAATCACACACGTGGGCACGGGGGTCCCAACCACAAACTCAAACTCTTAGCTCCTTGGACCAGAAAATCAGACAAGCATGAGCTGAGGGTGGGAGTCATAGTTTTATTAGGCATACCACTTAATCCAAAATCCCAACTCAGCTCACACTCTGATAATAAATACAAGGAATTAGGAAAAGATCATGTCATCAGAGGGTTTAGAATTCAGTAAATTTTCAAGGATAGATTTCAGTAACAATTAGAAGGTGGCTGCATTTTCGGTAACCCTGCCATCAACACTACTCTTTATACAAGAAAGAGTCCCTTTTATAAGAACTCTTGCAGTAAAATACCTTAAGATTCCCAATGCTAGGGTAAAAGTGGGTGTCTGTCTCCTGAAGGTATTATCTCAGTTGATCCTACGAGATATAGAATCTATCATATAGATAGATTGTTTTTCCCTTAGCTGCTGGGATATGCTGGGCTAAGTTTAATGTTCAACTGCAATGCACACAGCAGCCTGTGGGTTGGGAATATTTTTTCCTGGCCCCACCATTTGGCCCCGACCCCCAACCCCTACAGgcatattcacacacacaaacacatcctACGTTTTCTTaggcttcatttcttctttaacagCTTCATTATGTTTAGCCAAACCATCTTAAATCCTTCTGGAGCAGGTGgcttataaattataaataagcaGAGCTTCGTGGAGATCTAACACTGCTTCAGAAATATTCCGTGTGCATAGTGCTTTCCCCTGAGCAAGGGTCTCACCAAAGACTGTCCTCAGCATATGCGTGTTTCCTACTCACAGGCTGGAGCAATTCAGGCCTTGACGAGTCTGGTCTGATCTTCCCTTTGAGGACTACAGGGTTGAATTCCAcgattttaaagtttatttctcttaGTTTAGAATGTTCAATCCATTTTCTAAagacatgacaaaaaaaaaaacacaacacaaaaatGCCTCTAGTATACACCTCCAACCTTTCCTCAACTTGCCTATTGCCTCAGAGTCAATCTGCTGcttcttagaaagttaaaaataaaatgcgtATGGCCTTAGTAGAGTTAGTCTATAAATCcttctgatttttccccccatctgGTCTGGCTTCgaatctttcctctctttttcccctttaagtCACATAACTCTGCaaaggaaatgaagcaaaatagTAATAACCAAATATCTCCCCAGATCCACATAATCTCCACAGGAAACTGAAAGAACAAaaagcatttcttctttctcataaaGCTGCATCTGTGGCCACTGGTCTATGTTTGCCCCGGGCCAACAGATCTGTCCAGCTATGAAGCACGATGTTCTGAATCTTCTGCTTGATGGAAGCGTCCTTACTCTGCTCTGTTGGACTCCAAGGATgatttgcttctgcctctgtgttcCCCTCCTGTCCTCACTTCTCATCtcatcctccttcctctctccgcCCTCTCCTCTTATGTCTGCTCAGTCTTAAACAATTTGTGACTATCTTTAATTCAATTCATAATGCAATTCTTggtagaaattatttcaaaattgcCAATGACTAAAGCCACACATGGTAGCATTTGTTGTTGCTCAAAAATCGACAAAAGAGTCAATCTTCTGAACAAAATTTAGATCTACAAAATTTGAACTGTAAAAGCAAGTcatttatacaatgttatatatcagtTATATCTCTATAAATCTGTATGTGGGGAGAAGTCATGTCAATATGAAAAAGACAATCCAACTGAAAAACTGGCAAGAGACTCAAGCT is a genomic window of Vulpes vulpes isolate BD-2025 chromosome 10, VulVul3, whole genome shotgun sequence containing:
- the GLT8D2 gene encoding glycosyltransferase 8 domain-containing protein 2 isoform X2, which gives rise to MALLRKINQVLLFLLIVTLCGILYKKVHRETTLRNETDDDSEPPEEMEEEIPVVICAAAGRMGAAMAAINSIYSNTDANILFYVVGLRNTLSRIRKWIEHSKLREINFKIVEFNPVVLKGKIRPDSSRPELLQPLNFVRFYLPLLIHQHEKVIYLDDDVIVQGDIQELYDTTLALGHAAAFSDDCDLPSAQDMNRFVGLQNTYMGYLDYRKKAIKDLGISPSTCSFNPGVIVANMTEWKHQRITKQLEKWMQKNVEENLYSSSLGGGVATSPMLIVFHGKYSAINPLWHIRHLGWNPDTRYSEHFLQEAKLLHWNGRHKPWDFPSVHNDLWESWFVPDPAGIFKLHHHNS
- the GLT8D2 gene encoding glycosyltransferase 8 domain-containing protein 2 isoform X1, giving the protein MALLRKINQVLLFLLIVTLCGILYKKVHRETTLRNETDDDSEPPEEMEEEIPVVICAAAGRMGAAMAAINSIYSNTDANILFYVVGLRNTLSRIRKWIEHSKLREINFKIVEFNPVVLKGKIRPDSSRPELLQPLNFVRFYLPLLIHQHEKVIYLDDDVIVQGILADCQEHSEKEQLISDIQELYDTTLALGHAAAFSDDCDLPSAQDMNRFVGLQNTYMGYLDYRKKAIKDLGISPSTCSFNPGVIVANMTEWKHQRITKQLEKWMQKNVEENLYSSSLGGGVATSPMLIVFHGKYSAINPLWHIRHLGWNPDTRYSEHFLQEAKLLHWNGRHKPWDFPSVHNDLWESWFVPDPAGIFKLHHHNS